A window of Oryza glaberrima chromosome 2, OglaRS2, whole genome shotgun sequence genomic DNA:
TTCTCGCAGCTTATAATGAAATGAAGTGCTTTCAGCTGACTCCCGATGTTTATACATTTGCCATAGTCACTAGGTCACTTTTTCAAGCAAAGAAAGTGGATGAGGCTTTGCAAGTTTGGGCCGAGATGACTGAAATGGGAGTGAAACCAGATGCACGTGGGTACTCGTCATTTCTAATTGGTCTGTGTGATTGCAGAAAATATGATTTAGCTTATGTTATTCTACAAGAGATTAATAGGGAGAAGGTTCCTGTTGAGGCCATGGCTTATAACATGGTAATGGATGGACTATGCAAAGAAATGAGATTGGATGAGGCGGAAAAGCTCTTGGAAAACAAGGCCAGACAAGGATCCAACCCTGATGTATATGGTTATAGCTATCTGATTCGGAGTTATTGCAAAATGGGCAACCTAATAAAGGCTGTGGATCATTATGAAGCCATGGTTTCTCATGGTATTGAGACAAATTGCCACATTGTGAGTTACCTTCTGCAATGCTTCATGAAGTTAGGCATGACATCTGAAGTAATTGCGTATTTCCTGAAATTTAAAGATTCAGGGCTTCATCTTGACAAGGTGATCTATAACATTGCTATGGATACTTATTGCAAGAATGGGAACATGAACGAGGCAGTTAAGCTACTGAATGAAATGAAGTGTGGGGGTTTGACACCTGACAAAATTCACTACACATGCCTAATCAATGGTTACTGTTTGAAGGGAGAAATGCAAAATGCACAGCAGGTATTTGAGGAAATGCTGAAGGCCAATATTGAGCCAGATATAGTTACATATAACATATTGGCTAGTGGGTTTTGCAAGAGCGGTCTTGTTATGGAGGTGTTTGATCTTCTAGACCGTATGGCAGATCAAGGTTTGGAGCCTAATTCACTCACCTACGGTATAGCAATTGTTGGATTTTGTAGAGGAGGCAACCTTAGTGAAGCAGAGGTTCTATTTAATGTAGTAGAAGAAAAAGGAATTGATCATATCGAAGTGATGTACAGTTCgatggtttgtggctatttgcttTCAGGCTGGACTGATCATGCTTACATGCTTTTTGTAAGGGTTGCTCGACAAGGAAATCTTGTGGATCATTTTTCATGTTCTAAGTTGATAAATGACCTCTGTAGAGTTGGAAATGTCCAGGGGGCTTCAAATGTTTGTAAGATTATGTTAGAACATAATGTTGTACCTGATGTGATTTCATATAGCAAACTCATATCAATCTATTGTCAGAATGGAGATATGGACAAAGCTCACTTATGGTTCCATGATATGGTTCAGCGAGGACTTTCTATTGATGTTATTGTATACACTATACTGATGAATGGTTACTGCAAGGCTGGTCGTCTGCAAGAAGCTTGTCAATTGTTTGTTCAAATGACAAACTTGGGCATAAAGCCTGATGTGATTGCATATACAGTTCTACTGGATGGTCACTTAAAGGAGACCCTTCAGCAAGGTTGGGAGGGGATTGCTAAAGAGAGAAGGAGCTTTCTTCTTAGAGCGAATCATAACAAGTTATTAAGCTCCATGAAAGACATGCAAATTGAACCTGATGTACCCTGTTACACGGTGTTGATTGATGGAAAGTGCAAAGCTGAATATCTAGTGGAAGCCCGGGAACTATTTGATGAGATGTTGCAGAAAGGACTTACTCCTGATGCTTATGCTTACACAGCTCTTATAAATGGATATTGTAGCCAAGGGGAAATATCAAAGGCTGAAGATCTTTTGCAAGAAATGATTGACAAGGGAATAGAACCAGATGAATTGACCTTTTCAGTATTAAATCAGAGTTCCTTGAGGTCTAGGAAGATTCAGTTCTGTGCATGATTCCCTCTGTGGTACCATGTTTAGTAAATTCTTTCTACTGAGAACACCTATGTCAACAGCAAGGTGATGCTTTTATCAATCATTAGTTAATTGGATTTTTCTCTTCTCTGCTTATAAAATTGGTCACAAGTATAATCTTATCAGCAGTATATACAATTCTCTGCAAGTGTTTCTACACTTGACAGGGAACTAAGTACCAACAATTGTGAAATATACTGGGCATAGCTTGTGAGTGATCaagtaatttatgattttcAGGAGGTCAACATTGCTGATGAAGAACTTTCTGTAGAAATCCTCAAAGAAAATGAGGCTCCTGTTGTTGAGAGAAAAGTCAAGAACATTTCAGATACCAACATTAAGAGGTTGTGCATCCTACATCTCAGTCTGCTTTTCAAGCAGACCTCCTTGCAAATCTCTTTGAGTCCTCGTGCAATTGATGGCCTTGTTAAAGGATTGGAGGCCAATCAACGTCTAGTAGGTGACTTGACCCTAGCAACCCTTGAGGACAGTTGAACTCAGTTCAGGTACTAGTGTATTTTGTTACAGTATTTGTTCCTTaagaggtactccctccgtcccaaaatataacaacttctagctTCTAgaatgtcccaaaatataacaacttctacaccaacattctcttctcaaccaatcacaatcctccaccgTTCAATTTTCCTACCTATCTCTacttctcatccaatcacaaccctcatGTATTTAATTCTAtgtactttcttaataaccgtgtccaactctaaaaatgcttatattctgggacggagggagtattattttttagTCTCGGGGATATGGTATACTCTGTCAATTCTGCACTATTCAGCCAATTTTCAATATTGAGAAGTTTCAAGCGTGCTAACAAAATAGAGGAGGACGCTCATTCAGGTTGCATAGATCGTACTTTTGCTTCATTAAATGTATCCACTCACATTATTTTATTAGTATGTTCTATATATTCCTGCCTAAACCTGCTTCATGGATTTCTTTTTCCTACTTGGCCTTGTTTTGTTGGATTAAAAGCGGAGCAGCGCGCTTGTCATGGTCTTCTTTTTTACTGGGGATTTGATCTCTTTTGTCAGCACAGGCTCTGATTTTACCTCCCTAGACATTCAAAATGGGAACTCTCTTCAGTTCCAGATACTGTTCCTCAAGAACACAGGTACTAATTGATGAAGTATCCTCTAAAAGATACGTTGAATATAGTGCTTTCTCATGTTCCCGTTCCTAATTTCATTCATTCCTTGTTATGTTGTGTTCTCTAGGTCCAAGTTCCACTTAGGTTGTGAGTCTCTGTGCAAGTAGAGATGTGATTTGTCAAATTTGGAACGGCACTAGTAATTGTCTTATCTCATCATGTTTTTCTGAGTGTCCaaatttttaaccttttcttttccttcagaAGGTAACAGACTTTGCTTGTATCCAGGTTAATGTCAAACTTCGATTCCCTGTTGTATTGAATTAATTCATGGAACCTACAAATCTTCCACCTGAAGATTTTTTGCCTGCCTGGAATTCTGGAAAGCATTAGCTGCTCAGTCTCTGAAAGTTTAAGATGTGGTAAGGTTTCAGTTCTGTTGTGGATAACTAGTGAGCTGTGAAGGAatacatttttttcatgaaatgtAGAATTGGATAATCTTCCCTCATggttttgcttgttttttcttGTTACTGATGATTTAGTGTGTCTTGTTAGATTGTTACTATTGCCTTCTAGCATAATGGATATAGCAAGTATGTTTAGCTGAATAGTAATGTTGTGCTCTATTAAAAACAAAGGAACAATGGAGCGGATTGCCCTTAAGTTTCTGGTTTCTCCGCGTGGTCGAGGCTCTGATTGGCGACTTTGGTGGGCAAAGCCCTTCTCTAATATCCTTATTGTTTAAGTTTCCAAAGTGTATACAACCTCTATGTACTAGGTGGCATCTAATAATTAGGGAATCTGACACAAACTAGGAATATCAAATAGAATACATAAATCAAGCTAGGACTAGAATTATGAACATATCTAACGCACCATGCCAATGTTTCCTGCACCTATGGTATTTGATCCCATAACATCCGTAACAGATAACCTGTATGCAGATGGAATGTTGCAAATCATGAGTCCTTTACTGACAGCAATTGTCTAGGAGAAAATTCTAGTTAGTGTTGCAGAAAATTAGGTGCCTCTTTGCCAGCAAATTCGACCTTTGATGCCATCATTGTTGGTGTAGCAGAAATAATGTCATCAATGTTCAATGCAGTCTCAGTTCAATGTAGGTCAAATCAAAACTTTACAAGACAGATGCCAACTTCAGTTCGAAATTTGAGTAAAG
This region includes:
- the LOC127762307 gene encoding pentatricopeptide repeat-containing protein At2g26790, mitochondrial-like, whose protein sequence is MVLCRQPKYVFQWCRHLRIPPLGLSSCPFSVLTASASVQSDCSSDDEKLNCAPSQHARKRSRTLCSDSVVQTLHCLKRRPAIAFAYFKDTQSIGFNHDFSTYSEMIQILSHSRQGKMLVSLFSELVSSSNASGPEILPLVDHHRRTCATPCSLSFMVDCLIKACITCYDVQATICLFSGICRLGVVPSVWTWNLLLKFIAETGEYEMVLAAYNEMKCFQLTPDVYTFAIVTRSLFQAKKVDEALQVWAEMTEMGVKPDARGYSSFLIGLCDCRKYDLAYVILQEINREKVPVEAMAYNMVMDGLCKEMRLDEAEKLLENKARQGSNPDVYGYSYLIRSYCKMGNLIKAVDHYEAMVSHGIETNCHIVSYLLQCFMKLGMTSEVIAYFLKFKDSGLHLDKVIYNIAMDTYCKNGNMNEAVKLLNEMKCGGLTPDKIHYTCLINGYCLKGEMQNAQQVFEEMLKANIEPDIVTYNILASGFCKSGLVMEVFDLLDRMADQGLEPNSLTYGIAIVGFCRGGNLSEAEVLFNVVEEKGIDHIEVMYSSMVCGYLLSGWTDHAYMLFVRVARQGNLVDHFSCSKLINDLCRVGNVQGASNVCKIMLEHNVVPDVISYSKLISIYCQNGDMDKAHLWFHDMVQRGLSIDVIVYTILMNGYCKAGRLQEACQLFVQMTNLGIKPDVIAYTVLLDGHLKETLQQGWEGIAKERRSFLLRANHNKLLSSMKDMQIEPDVPCYTVLIDGKCKAEYLVEARELFDEMLQKGLTPDAYAYTALINGYCSQGEISKAEDLLQEMIDKGIEPDELTFSVLNQSSLRSRKIQFCA